The following coding sequences lie in one Lolium perenne isolate Kyuss_39 chromosome 2, Kyuss_2.0, whole genome shotgun sequence genomic window:
- the LOC127336099 gene encoding aluminum-activated malate transporter 6 isoform X2, whose amino-acid sequence MAAHPQWSEPEDQGSVPLLTSAWILPDTDEQPKKRAGAALARWWGAMRAAQAKVWAFALADGDERRKKGPLRRALAAAALWFGATCAAAAELRALARADPRKPVFALKVSLALVLISLIGFLREPREIVDHTMWAILTAVLVFEFSIGETLSRGLNRGLGTITAGGLAIAVALLATHLGQLEKLILIVSTFVVGFFTNLVKLHPKMMPYEHGFRVFLMTFGYLLVSGYNTGTFTETALYRFVMVAIGAAISVAINICICPIWAGEDLHNLIAENFAGVAKSLEGCVDGYLKCMEYKRIPSTILAYQASDDPLYSGYRAAFEASAREETLVWSCSMFTTYTWIIFSSILGQCSRMCLQLGFALWEPRHGPYKMKNCPWKSFTKVSGALRHCSFAVIALHGCILSEIQATPDNRRIFATEIQKVGKEGAKVLRELGDKVKTMTKLSSSDILADVYFAAEELQGKIDEKSYLFVNTQMWDSSIQAKGIEEAIDGVRAVEKEKKNDVRPLLFCPARGSFHPNLHESATALSLATFTSLLIEFVARLQNIVDAFEELSDKANFKEPLADSVLLPHCHSVTQQGPPFF is encoded by the exons ATGGCCGCCCACCCACAGTGGTCGGAGCCCGAGGACCAGGGCAGCGTCCCGCTGCTCACCTCGGCCTGGATCCTGCCGGACACGGATGAGCAGCCCAAAAAACGCGCCGGCGCCGCGCTGGCGCGCTGGTGGGGTGCGATGCGCGCGGCGCAGGCGAAGGTGTGGGCATTCGCGTTGGCCGACGGGGACGAGCGGAGGAAGAAGGGCCCGCTCCGGCGAGCCCTCGCCGCGGCGGCTCTCTGGTTCGGCGCGacgtgcgcggcggcggcggagctgcGGGCGCTCGCGCGGGCCGACCCGCGAAAGCCGGTCTTCGCTCTCAAGGTCAGCCTCGCGCTCGTGCTCATCTCGCTCATCGGATTCCTCCGCGAGCCGCGTGAAATCGTCGACCACACCATGTGGGCCATCCTCACCGCCGTCCTCGTCTTCGAGTTCAGCATCG GAGAAACGTTGAGCAGAGGTCTTAATAGGGGATTGGGAACCATTACTGCTGGAGGGCTTGCCATTGCAGTAGCCTTATTGGCCACGCATCTCGGGCAATTGGAGAAACTGATTCTTATAGTAAGCACCTTTGTCGTTG GATTTTTCACAAACTTAGTCAAGTTGCATCCAAAGATGATGCCATATGAGCATGGATTCCGTGTATTCTTGATGACCTTCGGTTATCTCTTGgtgtctgggtacaacaccgggaCGTTCACTGAGACGGCTTTATACAGATTTGTAATGGTTGCCATTGGTGCTGCTATCAGTGTAGCAATCAATATATGTATTTGCCCAATCTGGGCTGGAGAGGATTTGCATAATTTAATCGCAGAAAATTTTGCCGGTGTTGCGAAATCCTTGGAAG GCTGTGTTGATGGATACCTAAAATGCATGGAATACAAAAGAATCCCTTCAACTATACTTGCATaccaagcttctgatgatcctcTATATAGTGGGTATAGGGCAGCTTTTGAGGCCTCAGCACGAGAGGAAACCCTGGTTTGGTCTTGCTCTATGTTTACCACTTACACTTGGATTATATTTTCGTCTATTTTGGGTCAATGCTCTCGTATGTGTTTGCAGTTAGGCTTTGCTTTATGGGAGCCACGCCATGGACCTTACAAGATGAAGAATTGTCCTTGGAAGAGTTTCACAAAAGTTAGTGGAGCATTGAGGCATTGTTCATTTGCAGTCATAGCACTGCATGGTTGCATTCTCTCAGAAATTCAG GCAACACCAGACAACAGGAGAATTTTTGCCACAGAAATCCAAAAAGTGGGCAAAGAAGGTGCTAAAGTGTTGCGTGAGCTTGGAGACAAAGTTAAGACAATGACCAAGTTGAGCTCTTCAGATATTCTGGCAGATGTCTACTTTGCAGCAGAAGAGTTGCAAGGCAAGATTGACGAGAAATCCTATCTTTTTGTGAACACTCAAATGTGGGATAGTAGCATCCAAGCTAAAGGAATCGAAGAAGCCATTGATGGCGTTAGGGctgtagaaaaagaaaagaagaatgaTGTGAG GCCGCTACTGTTTTGTCCGGCTCGAGGATCATTCCACCCAAATTTGCACGAAAGTGCGACTGCTCTGTCGTTAGCTACGTTCACGTCCCTTCTAATCGAGTTTGTCGCCCGACTACAAAATATTGTTGATGCATTTGAGGAGCTTAGTGATAAGGCTAACTTCAAGGAGCCTCTTGCTGACAGCGTGTTGCTGCCTCATTGTCACTCAGTGACCCAGCAAGGTCCTCCTTTTTTCTGA
- the LOC127336099 gene encoding aluminum-activated malate transporter 6 isoform X1 has translation MAAHPQWSEPEDQGSVPLLTSAWILPDTDEQPKKRAGAALARWWGAMRAAQAKVWAFALADGDERRKKGPLRRALAAAALWFGATCAAAAELRALARADPRKPVFALKVSLALVLISLIGFLREPREIVDHTMWAILTAVLVFEFSIGETLSRGLNRGLGTITAGGLAIAVALLATHLGQLEKLILIVSTFVVGFFTNLVKLHPKMMPYEHGFRVFLMTFGYLLVSGYNTGTFTETALYRFVMVAIGAAISVAINICICPIWAGEDLHNLIAENFAGVAKSLEGCVDGYLKCMEYKRIPSTILAYQASDDPLYSGYRAAFEASAREETLVWSCSMFTTYTWIIFSSILGQCSRMCLQLGFALWEPRHGPYKMKNCPWKSFTKVSGALRHCSFAVIALHGCILSEIQATPDNRRIFATEIQKVGKEGAKVLRELGDKVKTMTKLSSSDILADVYFAAEELQGKIDEKSYLFVNTQMWDSSIQAKGIEEAIDGVRAVEKEKKNDVRSDSSNSFRPLLFCPARGSFHPNLHESATALSLATFTSLLIEFVARLQNIVDAFEELSDKANFKEPLADSVLLPHCHSVTQQGPPFF, from the exons ATGGCCGCCCACCCACAGTGGTCGGAGCCCGAGGACCAGGGCAGCGTCCCGCTGCTCACCTCGGCCTGGATCCTGCCGGACACGGATGAGCAGCCCAAAAAACGCGCCGGCGCCGCGCTGGCGCGCTGGTGGGGTGCGATGCGCGCGGCGCAGGCGAAGGTGTGGGCATTCGCGTTGGCCGACGGGGACGAGCGGAGGAAGAAGGGCCCGCTCCGGCGAGCCCTCGCCGCGGCGGCTCTCTGGTTCGGCGCGacgtgcgcggcggcggcggagctgcGGGCGCTCGCGCGGGCCGACCCGCGAAAGCCGGTCTTCGCTCTCAAGGTCAGCCTCGCGCTCGTGCTCATCTCGCTCATCGGATTCCTCCGCGAGCCGCGTGAAATCGTCGACCACACCATGTGGGCCATCCTCACCGCCGTCCTCGTCTTCGAGTTCAGCATCG GAGAAACGTTGAGCAGAGGTCTTAATAGGGGATTGGGAACCATTACTGCTGGAGGGCTTGCCATTGCAGTAGCCTTATTGGCCACGCATCTCGGGCAATTGGAGAAACTGATTCTTATAGTAAGCACCTTTGTCGTTG GATTTTTCACAAACTTAGTCAAGTTGCATCCAAAGATGATGCCATATGAGCATGGATTCCGTGTATTCTTGATGACCTTCGGTTATCTCTTGgtgtctgggtacaacaccgggaCGTTCACTGAGACGGCTTTATACAGATTTGTAATGGTTGCCATTGGTGCTGCTATCAGTGTAGCAATCAATATATGTATTTGCCCAATCTGGGCTGGAGAGGATTTGCATAATTTAATCGCAGAAAATTTTGCCGGTGTTGCGAAATCCTTGGAAG GCTGTGTTGATGGATACCTAAAATGCATGGAATACAAAAGAATCCCTTCAACTATACTTGCATaccaagcttctgatgatcctcTATATAGTGGGTATAGGGCAGCTTTTGAGGCCTCAGCACGAGAGGAAACCCTGGTTTGGTCTTGCTCTATGTTTACCACTTACACTTGGATTATATTTTCGTCTATTTTGGGTCAATGCTCTCGTATGTGTTTGCAGTTAGGCTTTGCTTTATGGGAGCCACGCCATGGACCTTACAAGATGAAGAATTGTCCTTGGAAGAGTTTCACAAAAGTTAGTGGAGCATTGAGGCATTGTTCATTTGCAGTCATAGCACTGCATGGTTGCATTCTCTCAGAAATTCAG GCAACACCAGACAACAGGAGAATTTTTGCCACAGAAATCCAAAAAGTGGGCAAAGAAGGTGCTAAAGTGTTGCGTGAGCTTGGAGACAAAGTTAAGACAATGACCAAGTTGAGCTCTTCAGATATTCTGGCAGATGTCTACTTTGCAGCAGAAGAGTTGCAAGGCAAGATTGACGAGAAATCCTATCTTTTTGTGAACACTCAAATGTGGGATAGTAGCATCCAAGCTAAAGGAATCGAAGAAGCCATTGATGGCGTTAGGGctgtagaaaaagaaaagaagaatgaTGTGAG ATCTGATTCATCCAACTCTTTCAGGCCGCTACTGTTTTGTCCGGCTCGAGGATCATTCCACCCAAATTTGCACGAAAGTGCGACTGCTCTGTCGTTAGCTACGTTCACGTCCCTTCTAATCGAGTTTGTCGCCCGACTACAAAATATTGTTGATGCATTTGAGGAGCTTAGTGATAAGGCTAACTTCAAGGAGCCTCTTGCTGACAGCGTGTTGCTGCCTCATTGTCACTCAGTGACCCAGCAAGGTCCTCCTTTTTTCTGA
- the LOC127336099 gene encoding aluminum-activated malate transporter 9 isoform X3 produces MAAHPQWSEPEDQGSVPLLTSAWILPDTDEQPKKRAGAALARWWGAMRAAQAKVWAFALADGDERRKKGPLRRALAAAALWFGATCAAAAELRALARADPRKPVFALKVSLALVLISLIGFLREPREIVDHTMWAILTAVLVFEFSIGETLSRGLNRGLGTITAGGLAIAVALLATHLGQLEKLILIVSTFVVGFFTNLVKLHPKMMPYEHGFRVFLMTFGYLLVSGYNTGTFTETALYRFVMVAIGAAISVAINICICPIWAGEDLHNLIAENFAGVAKSLEGCVDGYLKCMEYKRIPSTILAYQASDDPLYSGYRAAFEASAREETLLGFALWEPRHGPYKMKNCPWKSFTKVSGALRHCSFAVIALHGCILSEIQATPDNRRIFATEIQKVGKEGAKVLRELGDKVKTMTKLSSSDILADVYFAAEELQGKIDEKSYLFVNTQMWDSSIQAKGIEEAIDGVRAVEKEKKNDVRSDSSNSFRPLLFCPARGSFHPNLHESATALSLATFTSLLIEFVARLQNIVDAFEELSDKANFKEPLADSVLLPHCHSVTQQGPPFF; encoded by the exons ATGGCCGCCCACCCACAGTGGTCGGAGCCCGAGGACCAGGGCAGCGTCCCGCTGCTCACCTCGGCCTGGATCCTGCCGGACACGGATGAGCAGCCCAAAAAACGCGCCGGCGCCGCGCTGGCGCGCTGGTGGGGTGCGATGCGCGCGGCGCAGGCGAAGGTGTGGGCATTCGCGTTGGCCGACGGGGACGAGCGGAGGAAGAAGGGCCCGCTCCGGCGAGCCCTCGCCGCGGCGGCTCTCTGGTTCGGCGCGacgtgcgcggcggcggcggagctgcGGGCGCTCGCGCGGGCCGACCCGCGAAAGCCGGTCTTCGCTCTCAAGGTCAGCCTCGCGCTCGTGCTCATCTCGCTCATCGGATTCCTCCGCGAGCCGCGTGAAATCGTCGACCACACCATGTGGGCCATCCTCACCGCCGTCCTCGTCTTCGAGTTCAGCATCG GAGAAACGTTGAGCAGAGGTCTTAATAGGGGATTGGGAACCATTACTGCTGGAGGGCTTGCCATTGCAGTAGCCTTATTGGCCACGCATCTCGGGCAATTGGAGAAACTGATTCTTATAGTAAGCACCTTTGTCGTTG GATTTTTCACAAACTTAGTCAAGTTGCATCCAAAGATGATGCCATATGAGCATGGATTCCGTGTATTCTTGATGACCTTCGGTTATCTCTTGgtgtctgggtacaacaccgggaCGTTCACTGAGACGGCTTTATACAGATTTGTAATGGTTGCCATTGGTGCTGCTATCAGTGTAGCAATCAATATATGTATTTGCCCAATCTGGGCTGGAGAGGATTTGCATAATTTAATCGCAGAAAATTTTGCCGGTGTTGCGAAATCCTTGGAAG GCTGTGTTGATGGATACCTAAAATGCATGGAATACAAAAGAATCCCTTCAACTATACTTGCATaccaagcttctgatgatcctcTATATAGTGGGTATAGGGCAGCTTTTGAGGCCTCAGCACGAGAGGAAACCCTG TTAGGCTTTGCTTTATGGGAGCCACGCCATGGACCTTACAAGATGAAGAATTGTCCTTGGAAGAGTTTCACAAAAGTTAGTGGAGCATTGAGGCATTGTTCATTTGCAGTCATAGCACTGCATGGTTGCATTCTCTCAGAAATTCAG GCAACACCAGACAACAGGAGAATTTTTGCCACAGAAATCCAAAAAGTGGGCAAAGAAGGTGCTAAAGTGTTGCGTGAGCTTGGAGACAAAGTTAAGACAATGACCAAGTTGAGCTCTTCAGATATTCTGGCAGATGTCTACTTTGCAGCAGAAGAGTTGCAAGGCAAGATTGACGAGAAATCCTATCTTTTTGTGAACACTCAAATGTGGGATAGTAGCATCCAAGCTAAAGGAATCGAAGAAGCCATTGATGGCGTTAGGGctgtagaaaaagaaaagaagaatgaTGTGAG ATCTGATTCATCCAACTCTTTCAGGCCGCTACTGTTTTGTCCGGCTCGAGGATCATTCCACCCAAATTTGCACGAAAGTGCGACTGCTCTGTCGTTAGCTACGTTCACGTCCCTTCTAATCGAGTTTGTCGCCCGACTACAAAATATTGTTGATGCATTTGAGGAGCTTAGTGATAAGGCTAACTTCAAGGAGCCTCTTGCTGACAGCGTGTTGCTGCCTCATTGTCACTCAGTGACCCAGCAAGGTCCTCCTTTTTTCTGA